A genomic segment from Clostridium pasteurianum BC1 encodes:
- the secE gene encoding preprotein translocase subunit SecE: MSNSGKAEKIKESPLKGLINFFKELKAETKRITWPSKFDAKKATAVVTVFCAIYVVIIAILDLGFINLFKVIFK, from the coding sequence ATGTCTAATAGTGGAAAAGCTGAAAAAATAAAGGAATCACCGTTAAAAGGGTTAATAAACTTTTTTAAGGAACTTAAGGCGGAAACTAAAAGGATTACTTGGCCATCTAAATTTGATGCTAAGAAAGCTACTGCGGTAGTTACAGTATTCTGTGCAATTTATGTTGTAATAATTGCTATTTTGGATTTGGGTTTCATTAACCTCTTCAAGGTGATCTTTAAATAA
- the rpmG gene encoding 50S ribosomal protein L33, translating into MRVKVTLACTECKQRNYNTMKNKKNDPDRLEMRKYCPFCRTHTLHKETK; encoded by the coding sequence GTGAGAGTTAAAGTAACTTTAGCATGTACAGAATGTAAACAAAGAAATTATAATACTATGAAAAATAAAAAAAATGATCCAGATAGACTTGAAATGAGAAAATACTGTCCTTTCTGCCGTACACATACACTTCATAAAGAGACAAAATAG
- the tuf gene encoding elongation factor Tu encodes MAKAKFERNKPHVNIGTIGHVDHGKTTLTAAITTVLAQTGGATATNYAEIDKAPEEKERGITINTAHVEYETANRHYAHVDCPGHADYVKNMITGAAQMDGAILVVSAADGPMPQTREHILLASRVGVQHIVVFLNKADMVDDPELIELVEMEVRELLSEYGFPGDDTPIIVGSALKALENPTDPEASKPILDLMEAVDSYIPTPERATDKPFLMPVEDVFTITGRGTVATGRVESGILHVGDEVEIVGIREETGKTVVTGVEMFRKLLDEAMAGDNIGALLRGIQRTDIERGQVLAKPGSVTPHNKFVGQVYVLKKEEGGRHTPFFDGYRPQFYFRTTDVTGLIKLPEGMEMVMPGDHIDMTVELISPVAMTDNLRFAIREGGRTVGSGVVTSIVK; translated from the coding sequence ATGGCAAAAGCAAAATTTGAGAGAAATAAACCACATGTAAACATAGGAACAATAGGTCACGTAGATCATGGTAAGACAACATTAACAGCAGCAATAACAACAGTATTAGCACAAACAGGTGGAGCAACAGCAACAAACTATGCAGAAATAGATAAAGCACCAGAAGAAAAAGAAAGAGGAATAACAATCAACACAGCACACGTAGAATATGAGACAGCAAATAGACATTATGCACACGTTGATTGTCCAGGACATGCAGATTATGTAAAGAACATGATAACAGGAGCAGCACAAATGGATGGAGCAATCCTAGTAGTAAGTGCGGCAGATGGTCCAATGCCACAGACAAGAGAACATATACTACTAGCAAGCAGAGTTGGAGTTCAGCACATAGTAGTATTCCTAAACAAAGCAGATATGGTAGATGATCCAGAGTTAATAGAATTAGTAGAAATGGAAGTAAGAGAACTGTTAAGCGAATATGGATTTCCAGGAGATGATACTCCAATAATAGTAGGAAGTGCATTGAAAGCATTAGAGAATCCAACAGATCCAGAAGCATCAAAGCCAATATTAGACTTAATGGAAGCAGTAGATAGCTATATACCAACACCAGAAAGAGCAACAGATAAGCCATTCCTAATGCCAGTAGAAGATGTATTCACAATAACAGGAAGAGGAACAGTTGCAACAGGAAGAGTAGAAAGCGGAATTCTACATGTAGGAGACGAAGTAGAAATCGTAGGAATAAGAGAAGAGACAGGAAAGACAGTAGTAACTGGAGTAGAAATGTTCAGAAAATTACTAGATGAAGCAATGGCAGGAGATAATATTGGAGCATTACTAAGAGGAATCCAGAGAACAGACATAGAAAGAGGTCAGGTATTAGCTAAACCGGGATCAGTAACACCGCACAATAAATTTGTAGGTCAGGTATATGTATTAAAGAAAGAAGAAGGCGGAAGACATACACCATTCTTTGATGGATACAGACCACAATTTTATTTCAGAACAACAGATGTAACAGGATTAATAAAATTACCAGAAGGAATGGAAATGGTAATGCCAGGAGACCATATAGATATGACAGTTGAATTAATTAGCCCAGTAGCAATGACTGATAATTTAAGATTTGCTATAAGAGAAGGCGGAAGAACAGTTGGTTCTGGCGTTGTTACTTCTATTGTTAAATAG
- the sigH gene encoding RNA polymerase sporulation sigma factor SigH, which translates to MVKRGTIEAQSSKYNEWLDEEIAIEAKNGDKKAQEYIIGKYENFVKAKAKSYFLIGADKEDIYQEGMIGLYKAIRDFKPHKLASFKAFAELCITRQIITAIKTATRQKHIPLNTYISLNKPIYDEESDRTLLDVLSSVKVADPEELVISREEVISIETEIGQVLSELELEVLMSYLEGKSYQEIACDLDRCAKSIDNALQRVKRKLEKCLDKRLF; encoded by the coding sequence TTGGTGAAAAGGGGAACTATAGAAGCTCAATCTTCAAAATACAATGAATGGCTAGATGAAGAAATTGCTATTGAAGCAAAAAATGGGGATAAAAAAGCTCAAGAATATATTATTGGTAAGTACGAAAATTTTGTAAAAGCTAAAGCTAAATCTTATTTCTTAATTGGGGCTGATAAAGAAGATATTTATCAAGAGGGAATGATAGGATTATATAAAGCAATTAGAGATTTTAAACCACATAAATTGGCATCATTTAAAGCTTTTGCGGAACTTTGCATAACACGCCAAATTATAACGGCTATTAAAACGGCAACTAGACAAAAGCATATACCACTTAATACATATATTTCTTTAAATAAACCCATATATGATGAGGAATCAGATAGAACACTTTTAGATGTGCTGTCTAGTGTAAAAGTGGCAGACCCTGAGGAACTTGTTATTAGTAGAGAAGAGGTCATAAGTATTGAAACTGAAATTGGACAAGTGCTTTCTGAACTTGAGCTGGAAGTTCTTATGTCATATTTAGAGGGAAAATCCTATCAGGAAATTGCTTGTGATTTAGATAGATGTGCTAAGTCTATAGATAATGCATTACAAAGGGTGAAAAGAAAATTGGAGAAGTGTTTAGATAAAAGGTTATTTTAG